In Cryptomeria japonica chromosome 1, Sugi_1.0, whole genome shotgun sequence, the sequence AGAAATTCGCAGTGTTTCGTGAAATCCTTGGATATATTTATACAACTATGTTTGGCTCAAAACTCAATCTATTGTGGTTTTGTTTAGGGAGGGAAGTTTAGATATGCCTGCAGAAATCCATAAACAATGATGGAGATGGAGGAATTGGATCCTTTGCAAATTGCAATTGCAAAGGTTAAGCAAATCGTCGAAGGGAAGATCCCATATGGCCCTACTGAATATTTGGAGGTTGATTATCAAATCTATATAAAGTGCAAAAAAGTAGGTTATCGTATGCTGCATTCTGAATATGAGAAAGCCTTAAAAGATTATATCAATTCATCAGTAGTTCCCGCATTGAGGGAGAAAGAAGATGAGTTTCTTTTGACAGAAGTTGTAAAGGAATGGGAATTTTACAAACAAATGGTTACAATTCTATCCAAATTTGTGTCTTTTCGTTTGACCAGTTCAAATTACTCGATAATATTAGAACCCGAGGAAACTGCTCGGAGATGCTTCCCTGAAATAGTCTACAATGAGGTTTTGTGCAATAATGTGCTGGCTACTATGATGGTTCAAATTAATAAAATGCGGGAAGGTGAGAGCATTCTTGATGGGACTTTATTGAAGAATGTTGTGTGTATGGTGTGGGATTTTGGGATGGACTACTATAAAGATTTTGAAGTCGCCGTTTTCGGAAAAACCGGCATTTACTATTCCAGAAAGACTGCTTCATGGATATGTGAGTATTCTTGTCCAGATTATTTGCTGAAGGTTGTTGAGTATTTAAGGTTGGAGAAAGAAACCATTGCAATGCATTGTGTGCATCGAAGTAGCCAAACTAGGTATctagaaatggtagaaaatgaactTCTTTGCAAGCATGAATGCCAACTTCTGAAGGAAGATTCAGATTGTCATCCATTGTTGAAAAATGACAAGATGGATGATCTTTCAGAGATGCTTAACTTGTTTTCTGGAATAGATAAAGGCATTCAGCTCATGGCCAAAATATTTAGACAGCATGTTACCAGGCATTGTACGTTTTTTGTTAATCATGGAGGACAACTGGCGGCAGAGGCATTAAAGGCAAATAATGGAAAAGAAGTGATTGCAAGTGTAGAAGATCAGTTTGTGAGGAGTGTTATTCAATTGAATGAGAAATACTTGCAATGTGTGGAGGAGAAATTTATGAACCACTGCCTTTTCAAAAATGCACTCATGGCAGCCTTTCAGAATTTTTGCAATCAAAAAGTTGCAGGGAGCAGTATTTGGGAATTGTTGGTCACATTTTGTGACAATATTTTGACGAATAGAAACATGACATATTCAGATGTTGAAGATGCCCTTGAGAAGGTTGCAAAGATCTTTCCCTGCGTCCATGACAAAGACATGGTTGCAGATTTTTATAGGAAGAAGCTCGCAGATAGGCTTCTGTCCCATAGAAGTTCAAATGCTGATTATGAAAAAAGCATGTTAGCTAAGTTGAAGTTTGAGTGTGGAAGACAATTTACATCTAAAATGGAGGGCATGCTTACTGATTGGACATTGGCAATGAAAACCCAATCAGATTTTGTGGAATACCTGAGTCATAATCCTCTTCATCCATGTTCTGGAATAGAATTCTCTGTCACAGTTTTGACATCTGGCTTCTGGCCAAGCTATAAGTCACCTGAATCACTTGTTCTTCCTGTTGAAATGGTGAGACATTTAGAGTCATTCAAAGAATTCTATAAAAGAGAAAAAATGAACAGAAGGCTAACATGGAAACACTCTCTGGGAACATGCATTATTATTGGAAGATTTGACCAGGGTGAAATTCAAATAGTCGGAACACCTTGTCATGCGAGTGCACTTCTGTTGTTCAATGAAACAGAGACGCTAAGTTTTTCACAAGTCAAATCCCAGTTGAATTTGAATGTTGAAGATACAATTGCATTGCTGAATTCCCTTGCATGTTCAAAATACAGAATCCTAAGTAAATTACCAGATACTCAATCTGTGAAAGAAAGAGACTGTTTTgaaatcaatgcaaaattttcctGTAGCAAGAGGAAGATCCGACTTCCGCCGCCCACAGACAATGTAAAAGAAAATGTTGGGAAGTGTGTGTTTCAAGATAGCCATCATATGATTGATGCTTCGATCGTAAGAATTATGAAGAGCAGAGAAAGATTAGCTCATAAGGAATTAGTGATGCAATGCACTGAGCAGGTTAAAGACATGTTCAAGCCAGATATGAAACAAATTAAAAGGAGAATTGAAAATCTCATAGATAGGGAATATTTAGAGAGAGATAAGGAAAATCCTGGAATGTACAATTACTTACCTTGACATTGGTTTAGAATAGAGGGCAATTATAGCATATTATAGCATATTTacttttaaaaaatctatgtagCATATTAGGCATTTCTTGATACTTCACAAATTATTTTAACACTGATATTTAACAAATTATTTTAGCATTGAATTTTATAAAAATCTTCAAATAGAGTATTCTTGTTGTTTTTTAACGGAATTTGTGAATCTTATGCTGTTCATTAATCTTCTACTTTTCTTAACTCTAGACTATCAAATCATCACCTAGGATGTCTcatatgaatataatattatatagcaGGTTTTATTTTTCATTAATAGTAATAGAAGAAAATTGACACATAtgctgatattaagcattaagcaGCAAATAAATAAATGGGATGATAATCATAATCTATTTATactaattttttatttgaaattacCATTGAATTTCTAGTGTAGAACATTATTTAGTGAAACTGTAAGAAACGTTGTTACAATAGATTAATAAAATTATGTAATATTAtaacatatttaatttttaaaaatctatgtGGAATATGTTAAAAGATATTTTttgctttaattttaaaaattttaaaataaaacttttCTGGGAAAGAAAATTATTGAAATGATCTACACACTAATAGGCATGCTCATATTGTGATACATTGTTATGCTCATACTGTCATGGCAGCTTTGAACTACATCCATGATAGTTGAAGGAAAAAAAATAGATGAATTGCAAACCAAGgtaaggaaaaaagaaaaagaagaaagatgtgtaattttattttttaaaaaaggtaagtaaaaaagaaaaagaagaaagatgtgtaattttttttttaaaaagaagaaagatgtgtaatttttttttagaaaaaaagaagaaagaagaataacAAACAAAACCCAACAtagaaaaaataaagagaaaaaagaaaaaagaaaaaattcaaatctGACAAAATTGAACAAAATTGAAATCATGAAGCTCCCAGTAGGCCCAACCGAAGCTTGTAAACAACCAGCCAAATTAGAAGAACATGCCACACAAAAGTGACTATTAAATTATAGGCAAGAGGAGCCATATATTCTGAGCCAGTAGAAATCTTTGCAAGGGACAATTGAAGAATGAGCCCTTTTTGCAAAGATGGCTCCCTAAGCAACTATTGCTTTATTCTGCACAATGACTTGCAATGTAGGCTCTGCAAAAACATTAAGTAAACTCACCTATGACAAAAAGACCTATGACCAGTCCTATCTCTTCCCACTTCCAAGCTAGCAAATTGCTAGGAGAATTAATtgaaattgtattaaattttaataacaccatatgaccattaaagacccaatatggtgtcttaaggggtcattttgtgtcctacgaccccttaggacaccatatgagcccttaagacaccatattgcaTTGTtgttggtcatatggtgttctaaggggtcctattgtgtccaacaaccccttaggacaccatatgaccccttaaggcaccaaattgtgttgttatgggtcatatggcgtcctagggggtcatgggacaccatatgaccccaaaggacaacataggaccccttatgacaccatattgggtcgttatgagtcatatggtgtccataggggtcatattgtgtcctacaaccccttaggacaccatatgaccccttaagatacaatattgggtcattatggatcatatggtgtcctaaggggtcatattgtgtcctatgaccccttagaacaccatatgaccccttaagacaccaaattgtgttgttatgtgtcatatggtgtcctaaggggtcatggtctctctctctctctctctctctctctctctctctctctctctccctctcccataatctatctctctctaaaatatgagtaataatatcggattttatcagatatctgatttttctCACTACCATTAATATGACAACAGTAAAAAAAATGGCGGCAACggaaaaaaatttgggaccacaaatttatacattaatatcggatatccgatttttgtaaataaaaaagaccCTTGTGGGCCGTTTTGTGGATTTCAATGGCCCGCAGTCTTCACATTTTGTTTCCTGTCGGTGATCACAGGTTTTCAGACAAGctgagacaaatttgttcttttgaGAGATTTTGAAAgtcaaaacttacattgtcaatcatttaggagcatctttgtggaggtaaatggggagtagtagtcgtccgAAGTCTAAACgtaaaagaaaaatttcaaatgaccaaattgaagtgtatagagaaagagatagagaaggtcataggaggagagacaaggtatgttaaatattgctaatgttatttcaagtgaagaggaaattgaatttgaaaatgttgaacaagttattgaaaatgaaaatgtagattttgaaagtgaaaattttgaatatgttgaaaatgttgaaagtgataatgaaaatgcacaacatgacgtgagaatggaaagtgaaaatttgggagtttaCAATgaaggtgaaaacctagaaaattttgacataggaggtgaacatatggaaaattttgacattagaggtgaaaatgtagaaaactttGGCATTGAAGGTGggattgctcaaccaagtgaacattatgtaacacctaattactttagaaatgaagaccctctcattgatgaaagacaaattcaacttccaagaccttcaagaactccaaaatggttacttgaaattgatgagaatattattgtgaatcttgaaggcaagaggtcaacaagaaccgttccgttgtgggctacacaacttttcgaccaaaattttagcaataagacattgaacAAGCAATGCCAAATCTTTGTTAATTGCTAAAGaagataaagatgagaccattgctaaacaaattgaagattcgtatgaacaagaagatggagagaaattctattattgccaaaaatctatttgatgctctgaattctattggaaagaataccaaacaAAGAGATAACAGAGccacttgaagagtgattacaacctcctcagtaagccatcaattgaggaaggctcataaAATGAGACAAACATgttttgattttaacataaaccgtaaaactttggatagagaacttgcacaaagacaaagacttgacgatccacttcaacatgatacatgggcttttggtgggaggcttccacgtgttgatagaaagttgactgacaatgtgaaggaggagattcaacaattttggcactctaattcaaacaagttgttgaagcataaattaaaaccgaagaccaaagagttgtggacagtgactactgctgatcatgaagcaatactggatactcttaagcaaagagatgacccttcaggcagacttgagtagtaggtctttaatggtgccttattttttatcatgcatttcattttaaacaatgatcattaaaccttaatgttcaattttgctacgtgtatattaaggatgtgttcaaaatacaggtctattgatgaatgttttttttggcaacatggtttttgcatgcacatagcgggtacactcgatataattggaagggacatatttttgcaacatgacttattatcatgcatttgatgagatttacaatttttgttattagacaacactatctgacaatttttgatgatataattatcgcaaaacctttatgttcatggaggtcttttttgatgatatacaacaatatCGCATTACGATTTTTGCGTCAAATCCCAATTGAATTTGAATGTTGAAGATACAATTGCATTGCTGAATTCTCTTGCATGTTCAAAATACAGAATCCTAAGTAAATTACCAGATACTCAATCTATGAAAGAAACAGACTATTTTGAAATTGATGCAAAATTTTCCTGTAACAAGAGGAAGATCCGACTTCTGGCACCCACAGACAATGTAAAAGAAAATGTTGGGAAGTCTGTGTTTCAAGATAGCCAACATATGATTGATGCTTTGATCGTAAGAATTATGAAGAGCAGAGAAACATTAGCTCATAAGGAATTAGTGATGCAATGCACTGAGCAGGTTAAAGACATGTTCAAGCCAGATATGAAACAAATTAAAAAGATAATTGAAAATCTCATAGATAGGGAATATTTAGAGAGAGATAAGGAAAATCCTGGAATGTACAATTACTTACCTTGACATTGGTTTAGAATAGAGGGCAATTATAGCATATTATatcatatttaatttaaaaaactcTATGTAGCATATTAGGCATTTCTTGATACTTCACAAATTATTTTAACACTGATACTTAGCAAATTATTGAAATGATCTACACACTAATAGGCATGCTCATACTATCATGGCAGCTTTGAACTACATCCATGATAGCTGAAGGAAAAAAATAGATGAATTGCAAATcaaggtaagtaaaaatgaaaaaaaagaaagatgtgtaattttttttttcaaaaaaggtaagtaaaaaagaaaaagaagaaagatgtgtaatttttttttttaaaaaaggtaagtaaaaaagaaaaagaagaaagatgtgtaatttttttttttcaaaggtaagtaaaaaagaaaaagaagaaagatgtgtaattttttttttaaaaaagaagaaagacgtgtaattttttttttttaaaagaagaaagaagaacaacaCCAAAAATCCAACATagaaaaaacaaagagaaaaaagaaaaaaaaaatccaaatctgACAAAATTGAACAAAATTGAAATCATGAAGCTCCCAGTAGGCCCAACCGAAGCTTGTAAACAACCAGCCTAATTAGAAGAACATGCCGCACAAAAGTGACTATAAAATTATAGGCAAAAGTAGCTACTATATTCTGAGCCAGTAGAAATCTTTGCAAGGGACAATTGAAGAATGAGACCTTTTTACAAAGATGGCTCCCTAAGCAACTATTGCTTTATTTTGCACAATGACTTGCAATCTAGGCTCTGCAAAAACATTAAGTTAACATTAAGTAAACTCACCTATGACAAAAAGACCTATGACCAGTCTTATCTCTTCCCACTTCCAAGCTAGCAAATTGCTTGTAGAATTAATTGAAATTGTATTAAATTTTCATAAATTTTTTAGGTTATGCTTGTTATATAAATTgcaatattattataatttttattgcTTTCTTAAAAcaaaacatttatttttattttatttttgctagGTAAAAGGCCGTAGCCAAAGCATTTTATAAAGAAAACATTGATTATTTGGTTACATTTTATATTGATATTTGTTTTCTGAAGTTTTTATTGTATACAATGTATTAGCAAGGTTTATATAAAAATCTAAGACCATTAGAACATTTAAATGTTTTTATTATGAAAGCAAGGATAACAACACCCTAACCTTATACAGAACCAACAAATTAGAGGTGCTCAATCCAAAGAACAAAAGAAGCCACAATAGGGGCTCCAAAGCACATAAGTCCAAACAATTGTAGACAACATCAGCCCAAAGGCTGTAAAAGGAAGGAGGCTACAAACACTTATAGCCCCGAGACCAACAAGGCCTAAATCAACACTGAATCAAAAGACTCTTACAAAAAGAAATAAGAAGATAACCCATGGGGTGGGGCAACCTTACAAGGGAGATGAGAGGCTCCCCATATCAACCAAAATATCATAGTGGCCACCCCCACTAGGAAGTCAAATCTACATCAACAAAACCCCTTCTCACCTAGGGCATGTGCGGGATCATGGTGTGctaaaacaggcccttaagtggcaatgaaatttcaaaaaattagagttatgcaacttgagatgaaaatttgaataagttgtgaaaattatttttaaaatatgtaagaagagaatctatcgaaaattgaatgtagtttctaagctactagtttttttttgaaaaaaataaaatcctatttgatgaaaatttcaaatttcaatgtagtggtaataaaatttcaagacaaagataagaagtagatgtatgtctgaccaccctaatcacaatcaaattataatattttttataacataagtattagactcatgtctgaaTGTGACACAtacattttaataattttttataaagtaaataattatttatgaattttttactacagcttttcagaaattcagaaactcctatgtctaaccaccttaacttggtcaaaaccttatgaatttctttttaaaaaaaatttccctatagtgatgaagcataggatgtgatgcatgtttcggattcaaaaaatgttataccgtttgaaagttgagtgtttttcaatcagcctatcaatcaagactattgtcaaaattcaattagaaaataaataataataatttattaaagtctaaataagacaaaccttatattgttggaaagttgagaacgtccttaaaaaacccttttcgttttatcaattttggctacaaaaagtcatcagccaccaatgtaaagtctagaaaatcaaggaatactgaaaaacacatttttttagttgactttctaggcttgtcacttccaagccaaatcccaaagcattcctgagccaaaatttgaaatttgaaagttgtacAACAAAAATTAGATATCCAGTAAAATCGGATATCTAACTTTagtaagtaaattcactaactaaatttgcacaccattaatctattatttattaatatataatatttaatattttaatttataaataaattagtatacgatattagggagagagagagagagggagaggggggagtgggggggggagagagagagaggggggggggagagagagagagagagagagagagagagagagagagagagagagagagagagagagagagagagagagagagagagagagagagagggagggagggggaaagagatgagagagagagggggaaaaggagggattgagagagagcgagagagagatatctgattttaataagtaaattcacttaCTAAATTTGtacataattaatcta encodes:
- the LOC131032331 gene encoding cullin-1-like, coding for MMEMEELDPLQIAIAKVKQIVEGKIPYGPTEYLEVDYQIYIKCKKVGYRMLHSEYEKALKDYINSSVVPALREKEDEFLLTEVVKEWEFYKQMVTILSKFVSFRLTSSNYSIILEPEETARRCFPEIVYNEVLCNNVLATMMVQINKMREGESILDGTLLKNVVCMVWDFGMDYYKDFEVAVFGKTGIYYSRKTASWICEYSCPDYLLKVVEYLRLEKETIAMHCVHRSSQTRYLEMVENELLCKHECQLLKEDSDCHPLLKNDKMDDLSEMLNLFSGIDKGIQLMAKIFRQHVTRHCTFFVNHGGQLAAEALKANNGKEVIASVEDQFVRSVIQLNEKYLQCVEEKFMNHCLFKNALMAAFQNFCNQKVAGSSIWELLVTFCDNILTNRNMTYSDVEDALEKVAKIFPCVHDKDMVADFYRKKLADRLLSHRSSNADYEKSMLAKLKFECGRQFTSKMEGMLTDWTLAMKTQSDFVEYLSHNPLHPCSGIEFSVTVLTSGFWPSYKSPESLVLPVEMVRHLESFKEFYKREKMNRRLTWKHSLGTCIIIGRFDQGEIQIVGTPCHASALLLFNETETLSFSQVKSQLNLNVEDTIALLNSLACSKYRILSKLPDTQSVKERDCFEINAKFSCSKRKIRLPPPTDNVKENVGKCVFQDSHHMIDASIVRIMKSRERLAHKELVMQCTEQVKDMFKPDMKQIKRRIENLIDREYLERDKENPGMYNYLP